From one uncultured Paludibacter sp. genomic stretch:
- a CDS encoding Glycogen(Starch) synthase — protein MELLKPEYIFEASWEVCNMVGGIYTVLSTKAETLEKELKDNLIFIGPDVWKEKESPYFQQDDHLLSDWKNHFIQETGLKIRIGRWKIHGNPVSILIDFTPLYYRKNEIYSHVWEKFGVNSIAAYGDYDESSMFGYSTGMIIESYYRYFNLSKKNNVIAHFNEWMTTFGIYYVKEKVPEIATVFTTHATTIGRSIAGNHKPLYDYLNEYNGDQMAFELNVVSKHSTEKIAAHAADCFTTVSKITGIECKQLLEKTPDIITPNGFEDSFVPKGEKFDEKRKAARNRLQMVAEILFGYKLKEDTLFVSTAGRYEYKNKGIDIFIESLKNLSLRKELKKEVVAFIMVPAHIQGARADLMEKLQNPEARIDYWNKHTTHELYDYQYDNIISALRWFHFTNEKDEKVKIIFVPSYLNGSDGVFNMTYWDLLIGMDISVFPSYYEPWGYTPLESVAFSVPTITTDLSGFGQWMLDNFENEKGTAVVHRSDYNTSQVIESIGNVLFRYINKTKPEIKECRNTALKISQKALWDEFIQYYDNAYHIALQKKK, from the coding sequence ATGGAGTTACTTAAACCTGAATATATTTTTGAAGCAAGCTGGGAAGTTTGCAATATGGTAGGCGGAATTTATACCGTTCTTTCCACAAAAGCAGAAACATTGGAAAAAGAATTAAAAGACAATCTTATTTTTATAGGACCTGATGTTTGGAAAGAAAAAGAGTCGCCTTATTTTCAGCAAGACGATCACTTATTGTCTGATTGGAAAAACCATTTTATTCAGGAAACAGGTTTAAAGATTCGCATTGGGAGATGGAAAATTCACGGAAATCCGGTTTCTATTCTTATCGATTTTACACCGCTTTATTATCGAAAAAATGAAATTTACAGTCACGTGTGGGAAAAATTCGGCGTAAATTCCATTGCCGCTTATGGTGATTACGACGAATCTTCAATGTTTGGATATTCCACAGGAATGATTATAGAAAGTTATTACAGATACTTTAATTTATCGAAAAAGAACAACGTAATCGCGCATTTTAATGAGTGGATGACAACTTTTGGAATTTATTACGTAAAAGAAAAAGTGCCCGAAATTGCAACCGTCTTTACCACACACGCTACCACCATCGGACGTTCTATCGCAGGCAATCACAAACCACTATATGATTATTTGAATGAGTATAATGGAGATCAAATGGCATTTGAGTTAAACGTAGTTTCAAAACACTCCACAGAAAAAATCGCAGCACACGCTGCTGATTGTTTTACCACTGTTAGTAAAATCACCGGAATAGAGTGCAAACAATTATTGGAAAAAACTCCTGATATTATTACACCCAATGGCTTTGAAGATAGCTTTGTACCTAAAGGAGAAAAATTTGATGAAAAAAGAAAAGCCGCTCGCAATCGTTTGCAAATGGTTGCAGAAATACTTTTTGGATATAAATTAAAAGAAGACACTCTTTTCGTAAGCACAGCCGGAAGATACGAATATAAGAATAAAGGAATAGATATTTTTATAGAATCGCTGAAGAACTTATCGTTACGCAAGGAATTAAAGAAAGAAGTTGTAGCTTTTATTATGGTTCCTGCTCACATACAAGGGGCAAGAGCTGATTTGATGGAAAAATTACAAAACCCTGAAGCTCGCATTGATTATTGGAACAAACATACAACTCACGAACTATATGATTATCAATATGATAATATAATATCCGCGTTACGTTGGTTCCATTTCACCAACGAAAAAGATGAAAAAGTAAAAATTATTTTCGTCCCTTCATATTTAAATGGAAGCGATGGAGTTTTCAATATGACCTATTGGGATTTACTTATAGGAATGGATATTTCCGTTTTTCCTTCTTATTATGAGCCCTGGGGTTATACACCACTTGAAAGTGTAGCATTCTCGGTACCAACCATTACAACAGATTTATCCGGCTTCGGACAGTGGATGCTGGATAATTTTGAGAATGAAAAAGGAACAGCCGTTGTGCATCGCTCGGATTACAACACCTCTCAAGTAATTGAATCTATTGGAAATGTTTTGTTTAGATACATAAATAAAACTAAACCCGAAATAAAAGAATGCAGAAATACAGCGCTGAAAATTTCACAAAAAGCCCTTTGGGATGAATTTATTCAGTATTACGACAACGCTTATCACATAGCCCTTCAAAAAAAGAAATAA
- a CDS encoding Glycoside hydrolase family 16 yields the protein MNLFWKKLFGGILSTSKYEKNEKSLVRDMKRYDEIGRSAELEEYRQLFHVIKSADFKEKKKILQNRKYKDTEEYRINRKYHKLQNDAKIKLYFDTLHSEQLKQYLQFKTTSEYEDLGDKKKVSQSAHLQKLKNFERSKEYQNYTRFHDSFIIKEYEELKKKTASPEFKKENEFWANEHRWKTVPEYKQEQRYYELAKNPDIVFFENTKPEKFNQHRKLVKSFADNFDWNTLDKSRWSFGFHAGKKDLKEDYSFDNEHQANNGGRNVNVHNGILNIETRHEKVKAAAWNEKKGFIEKDFNYTSDIIQTATEFKQKYGLFRAKVRCTGKIHHAFWLNGNNKLPHINIFHFNGKAITAGNAHSNVMDEVKITGLPHSQYYIYSLIWTPKELIWFINDFEVYRTTSNVPQEPMYLGFNSFIPQKQKPSTGNLYIDWVRVFALEK from the coding sequence ATGAATTTATTCTGGAAAAAGCTTTTTGGAGGTATTCTTTCCACATCCAAGTACGAAAAAAACGAGAAATCACTGGTGCGCGATATGAAGCGTTATGATGAAATTGGCAGATCTGCCGAACTGGAAGAATATCGCCAATTATTTCACGTCATAAAATCGGCTGATTTTAAAGAAAAAAAGAAAATCCTTCAAAATCGTAAATATAAAGATACGGAAGAATATCGTATCAACAGAAAATATCATAAACTTCAAAACGATGCCAAAATCAAGTTGTATTTTGACACACTTCATTCAGAGCAATTAAAACAATATCTTCAATTCAAAACCACATCGGAATATGAAGATTTGGGCGATAAAAAGAAAGTTTCACAATCGGCTCATTTACAGAAATTAAAGAACTTTGAACGTTCAAAAGAATATCAAAATTACACCCGTTTTCACGATTCTTTTATTATTAAAGAATACGAAGAATTAAAGAAAAAAACGGCATCGCCCGAATTTAAAAAAGAAAATGAATTTTGGGCAAATGAGCATCGCTGGAAAACGGTTCCTGAATATAAACAAGAACAGCGTTACTACGAGTTGGCTAAAAATCCCGATATTGTTTTCTTTGAAAATACCAAACCCGAGAAATTTAATCAGCATAGAAAACTGGTAAAAAGTTTTGCCGATAATTTTGATTGGAATACATTGGATAAGTCACGTTGGTCATTCGGATTTCATGCGGGGAAAAAAGATTTGAAAGAGGATTATTCTTTTGATAATGAGCATCAAGCGAACAACGGAGGTAGAAATGTAAACGTACATAATGGAATTCTGAACATTGAAACGCGTCACGAAAAAGTAAAAGCTGCCGCTTGGAACGAAAAGAAAGGATTTATAGAAAAAGATTTCAATTATACTTCCGATATTATTCAAACAGCAACCGAATTCAAACAAAAATACGGACTTTTCCGTGCAAAAGTACGTTGTACTGGGAAAATTCATCACGCATTTTGGTTGAACGGAAATAATAAACTGCCGCACATCAACATTTTTCATTTCAACGGAAAAGCAATTACGGCAGGAAATGCCCACTCCAATGTAATGGACGAAGTGAAAATTACAGGTTTACCTCACAGTCAATATTACATTTACAGTTTGATTTGGACTCCGAAAGAATTAATTTGGTTTATAAACGATTTTGAAGTGTATAGAACTACCTCAAATGTACCGCAAGAACCAATGTATTTGGGATTTAACTCCTTTATACCACAAAAACAAAAACCATCAACAGGGAATTTGTATATAGATTGGGTAAGGGTTTTTGCTTTGGAAAAATAA
- the gyrB gene encoding DNA gyrase subunit B — protein sequence MSEEILKNGNEEYGASSIQVLEGLEAVRKRPAMYIGDVGLKGLHHLVYEVVDNSIDEALAGFCDKIDVTINEDNSITVFDNGRGIPVDMHEKEGKSALEVVMTVLHAGGKFNKDSYKVSGGLHGVGVSCVNALSTYVRVEVSRNEKLYVQEYSCGIPKFDVKEIGVSESTGTKTTFLPDTSIFIEHVYKYDILANRLRELAYLNAGITLTLTDKREKEDTGEYKSEIFYSKEGLKEFVEYIDESRENLIENIIHISTDKTGIPVEIAMTYNTSYNENIHSYVNNINTIEGGTHLAGFRRGLTRTLKKYAEDNKLLEKMEKAKIEISGDDFREGLTAVISIKVAEPQFEGQTKTKLGNNEVMGSVEVAVSEALGNYLEENPRDARTIVDKVVLAATARHAARKAREMVQRKSPLSGGGLPGKLSDCSSKDPERCELFLVEGDSAGGTAKTGRSREFQAILPLRGKILNVEKAMHHKVLESEEIKNIYTALGVTIGTEEDSKALNISKLRYHKIIIMTDADVDGSHIATLIMTFFFRHMKELIEQGYLYIATPPLYLCKKGKVEQYCWNDQQRLEFIEKYGGGSESGIHTQRYKGLGEMNAEQLWDTTMDPDQRTLRQVTIENAATADHIFSMLMGDDVAPRRQFIEQNATYANIDA from the coding sequence ATGAGCGAAGAAATATTAAAAAACGGGAATGAAGAATATGGTGCAAGCAGTATTCAAGTGCTTGAGGGTTTGGAAGCGGTGCGTAAACGTCCTGCTATGTACATTGGTGATGTTGGTTTGAAAGGATTGCATCATTTAGTATATGAAGTTGTGGATAACTCTATTGATGAAGCGTTAGCCGGATTTTGTGATAAAATTGATGTCACGATAAACGAAGATAATTCCATAACTGTATTTGATAACGGTCGAGGTATTCCTGTTGATATGCACGAAAAAGAAGGAAAATCGGCATTGGAAGTAGTAATGACAGTGTTACACGCCGGAGGAAAATTTAATAAAGACAGTTACAAAGTTTCAGGAGGATTACACGGAGTGGGAGTTTCTTGTGTGAATGCGCTTTCCACGTATGTACGTGTAGAAGTTTCTCGTAATGAAAAGTTATACGTGCAGGAATATTCATGTGGTATTCCTAAATTTGATGTAAAAGAAATTGGAGTATCGGAATCAACAGGTACTAAAACAACATTTTTGCCGGATACGTCCATTTTTATTGAACACGTTTATAAATATGATATTCTTGCAAACCGTTTGCGTGAATTAGCATATTTGAATGCGGGAATTACGCTTACGCTTACCGATAAGCGCGAAAAAGAAGATACCGGAGAATATAAGTCCGAAATTTTTTATTCCAAAGAAGGACTGAAGGAATTTGTGGAATACATTGATGAAAGCCGCGAAAATCTGATTGAAAATATCATTCATATCTCTACCGATAAAACTGGAATTCCGGTAGAAATAGCCATGACATACAATACTTCCTACAACGAAAATATCCACTCGTATGTAAACAACATTAATACGATTGAAGGTGGAACACATTTAGCAGGTTTCCGCCGTGGATTAACTCGTACGCTGAAAAAATATGCGGAAGATAATAAGCTGCTTGAAAAAATGGAAAAAGCCAAAATTGAAATCAGCGGCGACGACTTTCGTGAAGGTTTGACAGCCGTTATTTCCATTAAAGTAGCAGAGCCGCAGTTTGAAGGACAAACCAAAACCAAGCTTGGAAACAATGAAGTAATGGGCTCAGTAGAAGTTGCTGTGAGTGAGGCGCTTGGAAATTATCTGGAAGAAAATCCACGCGATGCACGCACCATTGTAGATAAAGTGGTATTGGCAGCAACGGCACGTCACGCAGCACGCAAAGCACGCGAAATGGTACAGCGTAAATCGCCGCTTTCAGGTGGAGGACTTCCGGGAAAATTATCCGACTGTTCAAGCAAAGATCCGGAAAGGTGTGAATTATTTCTTGTGGAGGGAGATTCTGCAGGTGGAACAGCAAAAACAGGTCGCAGCCGCGAGTTCCAGGCAATTCTTCCGTTGAGAGGAAAAATTCTCAACGTGGAAAAAGCGATGCACCATAAAGTACTTGAAAGCGAAGAGATTAAGAATATATATACTGCATTAGGTGTAACTATTGGAACAGAAGAAGACAGCAAGGCGTTAAATATCAGCAAATTACGTTATCATAAAATCATTATTATGACCGATGCCGACGTGGATGGAAGTCACATTGCAACTTTGATTATGACTTTCTTTTTCCGTCATATGAAAGAATTGATTGAACAAGGATATTTGTATATTGCTACGCCGCCTCTTTATTTGTGTAAAAAAGGTAAAGTGGAGCAATATTGCTGGAACGACCAACAGCGGTTGGAATTTATTGAAAAATACGGTGGAGGAAGCGAATCGGGAATTCATACGCAACGTTATAAAGGTCTTGGTGAAATGAACGCCGAACAACTTTGGGATACCACGATGGATCCTGACCAACGTACATTGCGACAGGTAACCATAGAAAACGCAGCTACAGCCGACCATATTTTTTCTATGCTGATGGGCGATGATGTTGCTCCTCGTCGTCAGTTTATTGAACAAAATGCTACTTATGCCAATATTGACGCCTAA
- a CDS encoding conserved membrane hypothetical protein (Evidence 4 : Unknown function but conserved in other organisms): MLEKIFTFAKAQLSAFAGGVASYLVTVFLREIFLHHALHAHDISYIQSLIAVGFGETIGAVVNFTIXKTWAFKSKGSIYKHKFFVQFGRFILVVLQSILLKATGVHFLTMFFSKIDFKIWLLFIYFVVSIGNYLLQRHWVFKRVKLSVFAEDFNKSGE, from the coding sequence ATGCTGGAAAAAATTTTCACTTTTGCAAAAGCGCAACTTTCAGCATTTGCAGGAGGCGTAGCAAGTTATCTTGTTACGGTTTTTCTGCGGGAGATATTTCTTCATCATGCGCTTCACGCCCACGACATTTCCTACATTCAATCGTTGATTGCAGTTGGTTTTGGAGAAACAATTGGAGCTGTAGTTAATTTTACTATCAANAAAACTTGGGCTTTTAAATCAAAAGGAAGCATATACAAACACAAATTTTTTGTTCAGTTTGGACGATTTATTTTGGTAGTGTTGCAAAGTATTTTATTGAAAGCAACAGGAGTTCACTTCCTTACAATGTTTTTCTCCAAAATTGACTTTAAAATCTGGCTGTTATTTATCTATTTTGTTGTTTCCATCGGAAATTATCTTCTACAAAGACACTGGGTATTTAAACGGGTAAAATTGTCGGTGTTTGCTGAGGATTTCAATAAAAGTGGCGAATAA
- a CDS encoding conserved hypothetical protein (Evidence 4 : Unknown function but conserved in other organisms), translating to MKICVFCSSSSDISDDYKKSAFRLGKTLVEQGHTLVYGGATGGLMDAVAEGAQAGKGEIIGVIPEAIIKNRRLSNLPTKLIKVPDMNERKKQLQELSDVFVALPGSFGTLDEMFSVIASGMVGEHNKLLICVNENRFYDALISHIEFMQTQCSTAKSQNYQPIFVQSVEECLERIKNLDI from the coding sequence ATGAAAATTTGTGTCTTTTGTTCTTCGAGTAGCGATATTTCTGATGATTATAAAAAATCGGCATTTCGATTGGGAAAAACATTAGTAGAACAAGGACACACGCTTGTGTACGGAGGAGCTACTGGAGGTTTGATGGATGCAGTAGCAGAAGGAGCTCAAGCAGGGAAAGGCGAAATTATCGGCGTAATTCCTGAAGCTATTATCAAGAATAGAAGGTTAAGTAACTTACCTACGAAACTGATAAAAGTTCCTGATATGAACGAGCGTAAAAAGCAATTGCAGGAATTATCAGATGTATTTGTGGCGCTTCCCGGTAGTTTTGGAACTCTTGACGAGATGTTTTCTGTAATAGCGTCAGGAATGGTTGGCGAACATAATAAACTTTTGATTTGTGTAAACGAAAACCGATTTTATGATGCGCTCATTTCGCATATAGAATTTATGCAAACGCAGTGTTCAACGGCTAAAAGTCAGAATTATCAACCGATTTTTGTTCAATCGGTGGAAGAATGTTTGGAAAGAATAAAAAATCTTGATATATAA
- a CDS encoding conserved membrane hypothetical protein (Evidence 4 : Unknown function but conserved in other organisms): MENKNNENKTLKDILFHDRERTNILKILEQNALSYLVKIVPGWVTSNMLTGFGFFGSVITCLSFILAHYFSAAYLLLSIAGLFINWIGDSLDGRLAYYRNKPRKWFGFTLDLIVDWLGTILMGLGFMVYMTGAWEFAAYAFVVLYGWSMIIAIHRYKITDSYSIDSGILGPTEVXIIIGLFLILEVIIPNSLLVTSVIACTVLFIFNVLDTINLLKIADLRDKQEKLAKEAKQAEQNK; this comes from the coding sequence ATGGAAAACAAAAACAATGAGAACAAAACGTTGAAAGATATTCTCTTTCACGACAGAGAACGCACAAATATTCTAAAAATCCTTGAACAAAATGCGTTAAGTTACCTTGTAAAAATAGTTCCTGGATGGGTTACTTCAAATATGCTGACCGGTTTCGGTTTTTTCGGAAGCGTTATTACCTGTTTAAGTTTTATTTTAGCTCATTATTTCAGCGCCGCTTATCTGCTGCTTTCTATTGCCGGGCTTTTTATTAATTGGATTGGAGATTCGCTGGATGGAAGATTAGCATATTATAGAAATAAACCTAGAAAATGGTTTGGATTTACATTGGATTTGATTGTAGATTGGTTAGGNACAATTCTAATGGGACTGGGTTTTATGGTTTATATGACAGGAGCTTGGGAATTTGCAGCTTATGCATTTGTAGTACTTTACGGATGGTCGATGATTATTGCCATTCACCGTTATAAGATTACAGATTCTTATTCAATCGATTCAGGCATTTTAGGTCCTACAGAAGTGAGNATAATTATCGGATTATTTTTAATATTGGAAGTGATTATTCCTAATTCTTTATTAGTAACTTCTGTTATTGCTTGTACAGTTTTATTTATTTTTAATGTATTAGACACAATAAACCTGCTTAAAATAGCAGATTTAAGAGATAAGCAAGAAAAATTGGCAAAAGAAGCCAAACAGGCAGAACAAAATAAATAA
- a CDS encoding Alpha-glucan phosphorylase, protein MKLKVNEVNEPAWKEIIVKSNLPESLSKLDELSQNIWWSWSSNAKKLFREIDKDAWKEAESNPVQLLNILSYDKLVALGKDAEFTAKVNTVYDEFKAYTNEPFDKKRPTIAYFSMEYGLTEILKIYSGGLGVLAGDYLKEASDSNVDMVAIGFLYRYGYFTQSLSIDGEQISVYEPQNFNILPIKQMLDENNHPIVIEVPYPGRIVYANLWKVSVGRVPLYLLDTDNDMNSEYDRSITHQLYGGDWENRIKQEILLGIGGMLALKKLGIKKQIYHCNEGHAALINVQRLVDLINEEHLTFNQALEVVRASSLYTVHTPVPAGHDSFDETLFSKYMSDYPAKLQISWNEFIGMGRTNVNDHSEKFNMSTFACNTNQEVNGVSWLHGEVSKHMFSPIWKGYFPSELHVSYVTNGVHLPTWTSSEWKALYEKYFTREFYKDQSNMKIWEKIYQVPDQEIWNLRMSLKNKLVEYIRGQFRDNWLKNQGDPSRIVSILESINPNALIIGFGRRFATYKRAHLLFSDLDRLEKIVNNPLHPVQFLYTGKAHPADGAGQSLIKRIVEISRMPQFLGKIIFLENYDMRLAKRLISGVDIWLNTPTRPQEASGTSGEKAQMNGVLNFSVLDGWWYEGYVKNAGWAITDKRTYQNQEYQDKLDAITIYNMLEDEIVPLYFAKNTKGYSPEWIQFIKNSIAQITPRFTTKRMMDDYFDRFYDKQAKRTALLSAKDFEKAKEIAAWKESMVNNWNNIQVVSINIPEKLIHNPQVGEDYNINIVIDVKQPNEKGIGIELIAVKTTKNNENELNDVEELKLVKTEGSKLYFNIDYQLDRAGTFKYGFRMFPKNELLPHRQDFCYVRWI, encoded by the coding sequence ATGAAATTAAAAGTTAACGAAGTAAATGAGCCCGCTTGGAAAGAAATCATAGTAAAATCGAACCTTCCGGAAAGTTTAAGCAAATTAGACGAACTGTCACAAAATATTTGGTGGTCTTGGAGCAGTAATGCAAAAAAACTATTCAGAGAAATAGATAAAGACGCATGGAAAGAAGCAGAATCTAATCCTGTACAATTATTGAATATCTTGAGCTATGATAAATTAGTAGCACTTGGCAAAGACGCTGAATTTACAGCCAAAGTAAATACAGTATATGATGAATTCAAAGCATACACAAACGAGCCATTTGATAAAAAACGTCCTACCATTGCTTATTTTAGCATGGAATACGGACTTACTGAAATTCTTAAAATATACTCCGGAGGGCTTGGAGTTTTAGCCGGAGATTACTTAAAAGAAGCCAGCGACAGTAATGTTGATATGGTTGCCATTGGCTTTCTTTATCGTTATGGATATTTTACCCAATCTTTATCTATAGATGGAGAACAAATATCTGTTTACGAACCGCAAAATTTCAACATTCTTCCTATAAAGCAAATGTTGGACGAAAATAATCATCCGATTGTAATAGAAGTTCCTTATCCCGGACGTATTGTTTATGCTAACCTATGGAAAGTAAGCGTCGGAAGAGTTCCGCTTTATCTTCTTGATACAGATAACGATATGAATTCAGAATACGACCGTTCTATTACACATCAACTTTATGGAGGAGATTGGGAAAATCGTATCAAACAGGAAATTCTGTTAGGCATAGGAGGAATGCTTGCACTTAAAAAGTTAGGCATCAAAAAACAAATTTACCACTGTAATGAAGGACACGCCGCTTTAATTAATGTTCAACGTTTGGTAGATTTAATTAACGAAGAACACTTAACATTCAATCAAGCATTAGAAGTGGTGCGTGCAAGTTCGCTTTATACGGTTCACACGCCGGTTCCAGCCGGACACGATAGTTTTGATGAAACACTTTTTAGTAAATATATGAGTGATTATCCGGCAAAACTTCAAATTTCCTGGAATGAATTTATTGGTATGGGGCGTACAAATGTTAACGACCATAGCGAAAAATTCAATATGAGTACATTTGCTTGCAACACAAACCAGGAAGTAAATGGCGTTAGCTGGCTTCATGGAGAAGTTTCCAAACACATGTTCAGCCCTATTTGGAAAGGATATTTCCCTTCCGAATTACATGTGAGTTATGTAACTAATGGCGTACATTTGCCAACGTGGACTTCCTCAGAATGGAAAGCGTTGTACGAGAAATATTTTACTCGGGAATTTTATAAAGATCAATCCAATATGAAAATCTGGGAAAAAATTTATCAAGTACCCGATCAGGAAATATGGAATTTGCGTATGTCGCTAAAAAACAAGCTGGTAGAATATATTCGTGGACAATTCCGAGATAATTGGTTAAAAAATCAAGGAGATCCTTCGCGTATTGTTTCTATTTTGGAATCAATTAATCCAAATGCTTTGATTATTGGTTTTGGTCGTCGATTTGCCACATATAAACGCGCTCATCTTTTGTTTAGCGATTTGGACAGATTAGAAAAAATTGTAAACAACCCTCTTCATCCTGTTCAATTCTTATATACAGGAAAAGCTCACCCTGCTGATGGCGCCGGACAATCATTAATTAAACGCATTGTAGAGATTTCACGTATGCCTCAGTTTTTAGGAAAGATTATTTTCCTCGAAAATTACGATATGCGCTTAGCAAAACGTTTGATTTCAGGCGTGGATATTTGGCTGAACACTCCAACCCGACCTCAGGAAGCTTCCGGAACATCCGGAGAAAAAGCTCAAATGAATGGAGTTTTAAACTTCTCTGTTCTTGACGGATGGTGGTACGAAGGTTATGTGAAAAATGCCGGATGGGCAATTACAGACAAAAGAACTTACCAAAATCAGGAATATCAGGATAAATTGGATGCAATCACTATTTACAATATGTTGGAAGATGAAATCGTTCCGCTTTACTTTGCAAAAAACACTAAAGGATATTCACCTGAATGGATTCAGTTTATTAAAAACTCCATTGCTCAAATCACTCCAAGATTTACCACAAAACGAATGATGGACGATTATTTTGATAGATTCTACGATAAACAAGCAAAAAGAACAGCTTTATTATCGGCAAAAGACTTTGAAAAAGCTAAAGAAATTGCGGCTTGGAAAGAATCTATGGTAAATAATTGGAACAATATCCAAGTAGTAAGCATAAATATTCCCGAGAAACTTATACATAACCCTCAAGTAGGTGAAGATTATAACATAAATATTGTTATTGACGTGAAACAACCCAACGAAAAGGGCATAGGAATTGAATTGATTGCTGTAAAAACAACCAAAAACAACGAAAACGAGCTAAACGATGTGGAAGAATTGAAGTTAGTAAAAACAGAAGGTTCAAAACTTTACTTCAATATTGATTATCAACTTGACCGCGCCGGAACATTCAAATACGGTTTCCGTATGTTCCCTAAAAATGAACTTTTGCCGCACCGTCAAGATTTCTGTTATGTTCGTTGGATTTAA
- the proP gene encoding Major facilitator superfamily permease has protein sequence MSNSERKVDKKQKTYFGFHPNIFFTGIVSFLTDTSIKMVYSVMPMFLLSIGASKTSISLIEGIAESTASLIKTFSGYWSDKIGKNKPFLFIGYGISTFIIPLYSFVISPVQVLYLRFIERVGKGIRTAPRDSLVAGSVENGQTGKSFGLHKAMDNSGAILGPLLAFVLLMYFPGNFRLVFLLAAIPAFLGIFAVAFGIKEAKKDNKYLLKQFRFSDFPKKYYLFLAIVFIFTLGNSTDALLMIKANEVGVKVTFIPLVYLIANVVSVLFSIPIGSFSDKIGRERILIIGYLIYAIVYYGFGVTGKVSVIVALFALYGFYSASTDGIQKAFVSDLIGKNKKGTGLGIYNALLGITLLPASIIAGWLYDKINSHVPFYFGASTALLSAVLMVIFLMINKEKRISVE, from the coding sequence ATGAGTAATTCTGAAAGAAAAGTAGATAAAAAACAAAAAACGTATTTTGGCTTTCACCCAAATATATTTTTTACCGGAATTGTCAGTTTTCTTACAGATACTTCCATAAAGATGGTTTATTCTGTAATGCCTATGTTTTTACTTTCCATTGGAGCTTCAAAAACAAGTATTTCTCTTATTGAAGGAATTGCAGAAAGTACAGCATCACTCATCAAAACATTTTCAGGGTATTGGAGCGATAAAATCGGGAAAAATAAACCGTTTCTTTTTATTGGTTATGGAATTTCAACATTCATTATTCCGCTTTATTCTTTTGTGATTTCGCCCGTTCAGGTTTTATATCTACGTTTTATAGAACGTGTTGGGAAAGGTATTCGCACCGCTCCTCGCGATAGTTTGGTGGCAGGTTCGGTAGAAAATGGACAGACGGGAAAAAGTTTTGGTCTGCACAAAGCAATGGATAACAGCGGAGCTATTCTGGGTCCTTTATTAGCATTTGTGCTGTTGATGTATTTTCCAGGTAATTTTCGCTTGGTATTTCTTTTGGCGGCAATACCTGCTTTTTTAGGTATTTTTGCCGTTGCTTTTGGGATAAAAGAAGCAAAAAAGGACAATAAATATTTACTGAAACAGTTTCGATTTTCTGATTTTCCTAAAAAATATTATTTGTTTTTGGCTATCGTTTTTATTTTTACACTTGGAAATTCCACCGATGCATTGCTTATGATTAAAGCGAACGAAGTAGGTGTAAAAGTTACTTTTATTCCATTGGTGTATTTGATTGCAAATGTCGTATCTGTTTTATTTTCTATCCCGATAGGTTCTTTCTCAGACAAAATAGGACGGGAAAGAATACTGATAATCGGCTATTTAATATATGCAATTGTATATTATGGTTTTGGCGTAACCGGAAAAGTTAGCGTTATTGTAGCTCTGTTTGCCTTGTATGGTTTTTATTCAGCATCAACCGATGGCATTCAGAAAGCGTTTGTTTCCGATTTAATTGGTAAAAATAAGAAAGGCACAGGATTGGGAATTTACAATGCATTATTAGGGATTACTTTGCTGCCAGCAAGTATTATTGCCGGATGGCTTTATGATAAAATTAATTCACATGTTCCGTTTTATTTCGGTGCATCAACAGCATTATTATCGGCGGTATTAATGGTGATTTTTCTAATGATTAATAAAGAAAAAAGAATTTCTGTAGAATGA